One genomic segment of Culturomica massiliensis includes these proteins:
- the ansB gene encoding L-asparaginase 2, producing the protein MKTYRFILFFFILTALSIAQGIAQKLPNIHILATGGTIAGTGSSATGTAYTAGQVAIADLIDAVPELKKIANITGEQIVKIGSQDMSDEVWLKLAHYLNTLLKRPDVDGVVITHGTDTMEETAFFLNLVLKSNKPVVLVGAMRPSTSLSADGPLNLYNAVVTAGSPESIGKGVLIVMNGSILGAHAATKMNTINVQAFQAPNSGPLGYVFNGKANYNQNTDKIHTIQSVFDVSDLNTLPKVGIVYSYSNVEPEALNALIEHNYAGIVHAGVGNGNIHKNLFDKLANASSKGILVVRSSRVPTGPTTQDAEVDDTRYGFIASQELNPQKARILLMLALTRTKDPKVIQTYFNNY; encoded by the coding sequence ATGAAAACCTACAGATTCATTCTATTCTTTTTTATCCTTACGGCGCTATCTATAGCGCAAGGAATAGCACAAAAACTCCCTAATATTCATATCCTCGCCACAGGCGGTACGATTGCCGGTACAGGGAGTAGTGCCACCGGCACGGCCTATACTGCCGGACAAGTCGCTATAGCCGACCTGATTGATGCCGTCCCGGAACTGAAAAAAATCGCTAACATTACGGGAGAACAGATTGTCAAGATCGGTTCCCAGGATATGTCCGATGAAGTATGGCTGAAACTGGCTCACTACCTGAATACACTACTCAAGCGTCCGGATGTAGACGGAGTGGTAATTACCCACGGTACCGATACAATGGAAGAGACGGCCTTTTTCCTGAATCTCGTTTTAAAAAGTAACAAACCCGTCGTACTGGTCGGTGCTATGCGCCCTTCTACGTCACTTAGTGCCGACGGTCCGCTGAACCTTTACAATGCCGTCGTTACTGCCGGATCCCCTGAATCTATCGGGAAAGGCGTACTTATCGTTATGAACGGCAGTATCCTCGGAGCACATGCCGCAACCAAAATGAATACCATAAACGTTCAGGCTTTTCAGGCCCCGAATTCCGGCCCTTTGGGTTACGTATTCAACGGCAAGGCAAACTATAATCAAAATACAGACAAAATACATACCATCCAATCCGTTTTCGATGTCTCCGACCTGAATACACTTCCGAAAGTAGGCATCGTCTACAGCTATTCCAATGTCGAACCGGAAGCTTTAAATGCCCTAATCGAACATAACTACGCCGGTATCGTCCACGCCGGAGTCGGCAACGGCAATATCCACAAAAACTTATTCGATAAATTAGCAAATGCCAGCAGCAAAGGTATATTGGTTGTCCGTTCCAGCCGGGTACCTACTGGCCCGACAACACAGGATGCCGAAGTTGACGACACCCGTTACGGTTTTATTGCTTCCCAAGAACTCAATCCCCAAAAGGCCCGCATTCTGTTGATGCTTGCCTTAACCCGAACCAAAGATCCGAAAGTCATACAGACATACTTTAACAACTACTAG
- a CDS encoding phage tail sheath family protein: MAAMKTPGVYIVEKNAFPNSVVEVATAVPAFIGHTEKAMNGNKSLINKPWRVTSMAEFRSYFGGEPTPVFEIQEAEGTEPELLLNGKGYKMQQSNTAYTLYYNMLLFYANGGGPCYIVSVGDYTMDFDAEKFTAGVETLIKEQEPTMVLVPEAIYLEKSACVALQQAVLAHCGLKMKNRFALLDIYNGYRSRQDPEGDPVNEFREAIGSNHLAFGATYYPWINTSVVSEKSITYANVDVAKLKELIEAEVAEWKDEKRQAQIAEQLPKLEDAELEQVDKDLLHTVLLQNSLVYRSVLKEIRQKVNLLPPGAAMAGVYTMVDNTRGVWKAPANVSVSNIVAPAVNISHDEQEDLNVPLSGKAVNAIRTFTGEGIKVWGARTLDGNSLDWRYINVRRTMIFLEESVKNAARAYVFEPNEANTWLNIKSMIENFLRGIWKRGGLAGSVPEDAYSVHVGLGDTMTPEDILEGIMRITVLVAITRPAEFIEITFQQQMQKS; encoded by the coding sequence ATGGCAGCAATGAAAACACCAGGCGTTTATATTGTAGAAAAAAACGCTTTTCCGAATTCGGTCGTCGAGGTGGCGACAGCTGTTCCGGCTTTTATCGGTCATACCGAAAAAGCTATGAACGGGAACAAATCTTTAATCAATAAGCCGTGGCGTGTTACGTCTATGGCTGAATTTCGCTCTTATTTCGGCGGCGAGCCGACTCCTGTATTTGAAATTCAGGAAGCGGAAGGTACTGAACCGGAATTACTGTTGAACGGCAAAGGGTATAAAATGCAACAATCGAATACGGCCTATACGTTGTATTACAATATGCTGCTGTTTTATGCCAACGGTGGCGGACCGTGCTATATCGTTTCTGTCGGAGATTATACGATGGATTTCGATGCCGAAAAGTTTACCGCAGGTGTTGAGACTTTGATTAAGGAGCAAGAGCCGACAATGGTGTTGGTACCTGAGGCGATTTATCTGGAAAAATCGGCTTGCGTGGCTCTGCAGCAGGCCGTATTGGCCCATTGCGGTCTCAAAATGAAAAATCGTTTTGCTTTGTTGGATATTTACAACGGCTACCGGAGCCGTCAGGATCCGGAAGGTGATCCGGTAAATGAATTCCGGGAAGCCATTGGCAGCAATCATCTGGCTTTCGGAGCTACGTATTATCCGTGGATCAATACGTCAGTGGTATCGGAAAAGAGCATTACTTATGCAAATGTGGATGTTGCAAAACTGAAAGAGTTGATCGAGGCTGAAGTGGCCGAATGGAAGGATGAAAAACGGCAGGCACAGATTGCCGAACAGTTGCCGAAATTGGAAGATGCGGAATTGGAGCAGGTTGATAAGGATTTATTGCATACCGTGTTATTGCAAAATAGTCTGGTATACCGTTCCGTATTGAAAGAGATACGGCAGAAGGTAAACCTGTTGCCTCCGGGGGCAGCTATGGCGGGTGTTTATACGATGGTAGACAATACCCGTGGGGTATGGAAAGCGCCGGCTAATGTTTCGGTGAGTAATATTGTAGCACCGGCCGTAAATATTTCACACGATGAACAGGAGGATCTGAACGTGCCTTTGTCCGGCAAGGCCGTGAATGCAATCCGGACGTTTACAGGTGAAGGTATCAAGGTATGGGGAGCCCGTACATTGGACGGTAACTCGCTCGACTGGCGTTATATCAATGTAAGACGTACAATGATTTTTTTGGAAGAGTCGGTTAAAAATGCTGCCCGGGCCTATGTTTTCGAGCCAAATGAAGCGAATACATGGCTGAATATTAAGAGTATGATTGAGAATTTTCTGAGAGGTATATGGAAACGGGGCGGGTTGGCCGGATCGGTTCCGGAAGATGCTTATAGTGTGCATGTCGGTTTGGGAGATACGATGACACCGGAGGATATTCTCGAGGGAATTATGCGGATTACCGTGTTGGTAGCCATCACTCGTCCGGCTGAATTCATCGAGATCACTTTCCAGCAGCAGATGCAGAAGAGCTGA
- a CDS encoding anaerobic C4-dicarboxylate transporter family protein gives MLLQLAFVLTAIIVGARLGGIGLGVMGGIGLGILTFVFGLQPTSPPIDVMLMIVAVITAASCMQAAGGLDLMVKVAERLLRKHPSRITLLSPLVTYIFTFVAGTGHVAYSVLPVIAEVARETKIRPERPLGIAVIASQQAITASPISAATVALLGLLAGFNISLIQILMITIPATLFGVLLGALYSLRVGKDLTEDPEYQRRLKEGLLNDSHYELKDIHNKHKALLSVLIFIVATVFIVIFGSFDTLRPAHIIDGKTVITDMPSIIEILMLSAAALILLLTKTNGLKAVQGSVFSAGMQAVVAIFGIAWMGDTFLQGNMTALKTSIEGIVTQMPWLFGIALFVMSILLYSQAATVRAFMPLGLALGISPYLLIAMFPAVNGYFFIPNYPTVVAAINFDRTGTTRIGKYVLNHSFMMPGLIATIVSVTTGLILVKLIF, from the coding sequence ATGCTATTGCAATTAGCTTTTGTTTTGACTGCTATTATCGTAGGAGCACGCCTGGGAGGTATCGGTCTGGGTGTGATGGGAGGTATAGGCCTGGGGATACTGACCTTTGTTTTCGGACTGCAACCGACCTCTCCCCCTATCGATGTCATGCTGATGATTGTGGCCGTAATTACGGCCGCCTCCTGCATGCAGGCAGCAGGAGGACTCGATCTGATGGTGAAGGTAGCCGAACGTTTGCTCAGAAAACATCCGTCCAGGATCACCCTCCTCAGTCCGCTGGTAACCTACATTTTCACCTTCGTGGCCGGTACAGGGCACGTCGCCTATTCCGTACTTCCGGTTATCGCAGAAGTCGCCCGCGAAACTAAAATCCGTCCGGAGCGGCCTTTGGGAATCGCTGTCATAGCTTCACAACAAGCTATCACCGCCAGTCCTATTTCGGCCGCAACAGTAGCTTTACTGGGATTACTGGCCGGTTTCAATATTTCGCTTATCCAGATTCTGATGATTACCATCCCGGCGACTCTGTTCGGCGTTCTATTGGGAGCCCTTTACTCGTTACGGGTAGGTAAAGACCTGACAGAAGACCCCGAATACCAACGCCGCTTGAAAGAGGGCCTGCTCAATGACAGTCATTATGAGTTGAAAGATATACACAATAAACACAAAGCACTGCTATCGGTTCTGATATTTATCGTGGCTACAGTTTTCATCGTGATATTCGGTTCTTTCGATACCCTGCGTCCGGCCCACATCATCGACGGAAAAACCGTCATAACCGATATGCCCTCCATTATCGAAATACTGATGCTGTCGGCTGCCGCCCTTATATTGCTTCTGACTAAAACCAACGGACTGAAAGCCGTACAAGGCAGCGTTTTTTCAGCGGGGATGCAGGCTGTGGTTGCTATTTTCGGCATCGCCTGGATGGGTGACACTTTTTTGCAAGGCAATATGACAGCCCTAAAAACTTCCATCGAAGGCATCGTTACTCAAATGCCCTGGCTATTCGGTATCGCCCTGTTCGTCATGTCCATACTGCTCTATAGCCAGGCCGCAACGGTACGGGCCTTTATGCCCCTCGGCCTTGCCCTAGGTATTTCGCCTTATCTGCTGATCGCCATGTTTCCGGCTGTAAACGGCTACTTTTTTATCCCCAACTACCCTACGGTCGTTGCGGCCATTAATTTCGACCGGACGGGTACGACACGCATCGGGAAATACGTCCTCAACCATTCTTTCATGATGCCCGGACTGATAGCGACCATTGTATCAGTGACAACCGGACTCATCCTTGTAAAACTGATATTCTGA
- a CDS encoding DUF4255 domain-containing protein gives MIDKVLVYIAEGLDGYLGNLYEEPAGLAKVGGLGGEEGEVPNQMVVALLNVEREGAMGISAGFQTEGKGFLQKMPPWYLNMYFVVASVFEEKRYTDGIKMLSESISYLQQHPVFSPGVGKKFMIEPVTLSIQELTNVWSILGGRYYPSVVCKVRMLRFEGDDISRMVGSVRGK, from the coding sequence ATGATAGATAAGGTTTTGGTGTATATAGCGGAAGGTTTGGACGGTTATCTGGGGAATCTTTATGAGGAACCGGCAGGACTGGCAAAGGTCGGAGGGCTTGGGGGAGAGGAAGGAGAGGTGCCGAACCAGATGGTGGTTGCGTTGTTGAATGTGGAGCGGGAAGGGGCGATGGGGATTTCTGCAGGGTTTCAGACCGAGGGAAAAGGTTTTTTGCAGAAGATGCCTCCCTGGTATTTGAATATGTATTTTGTGGTGGCATCGGTTTTTGAAGAGAAACGGTATACAGACGGGATAAAGATGTTGTCGGAATCGATCAGTTATTTACAGCAACATCCGGTTTTTTCCCCGGGGGTCGGAAAAAAGTTTATGATAGAACCGGTGACCTTGAGTATACAGGAACTGACGAACGTATGGAGTATTTTAGGGGGACGGTATTATCCTTCGGTGGTGTGTAAGGTGCGGATGTTGAGGTTTGAAGGGGACGATATCAGCCGGATGGTGGGAAGTGTGAGAGGAAAGTGA
- the thiD gene encoding bifunctional hydroxymethylpyrimidine kinase/phosphomethylpyrimidine kinase, whose product MNTPPIILSIAGSDPSGGAGIQADIKTISALGGYATTTITAITVQNTQGVRTVEYLKPVLVRQQTEAVLSDMKPAAIKIGITGTAGIVQAVATVLRHYPCRNVILDPVMVSTSGRTLTQPDAIEAVCHELFPLCCLVTPNLDEVSLLLDTPVRTVSEMKTAATTLYNRYGCAFLVKGGHLEGNDTTDVLYDGTLHVFTSPRIDTSNLHGTGCTLSSAIATLLGYGYTLSEAVRQAKRYTDNAIAAARDLHLGAGNGPLWHFPDTLNSKCL is encoded by the coding sequence ATGAATACGCCTCCTATCATACTATCCATTGCCGGTTCCGATCCGTCAGGCGGCGCCGGAATACAGGCCGACATCAAAACAATATCCGCCTTAGGCGGATATGCTACCACAACCATTACAGCCATTACAGTACAAAATACCCAAGGCGTCAGGACTGTAGAATATCTGAAACCTGTACTTGTCAGACAACAGACAGAAGCCGTACTAAGCGACATGAAACCCGCAGCAATCAAAATCGGTATAACGGGAACTGCCGGTATTGTCCAGGCAGTTGCCACCGTTCTCCGACATTACCCTTGCCGCAATGTCATACTCGATCCTGTAATGGTATCTACCAGTGGCCGAACCTTAACCCAACCCGACGCCATCGAAGCCGTTTGTCATGAGTTGTTTCCGCTTTGCTGCCTGGTAACTCCGAATCTGGACGAAGTTTCTCTGCTATTAGACACTCCGGTACGCACTGTTTCTGAAATGAAAACCGCAGCAACAACCCTTTATAACCGTTATGGTTGTGCTTTTCTGGTCAAAGGAGGTCATCTGGAAGGAAACGATACGACGGATGTACTTTACGACGGCACATTACACGTATTCACCAGTCCACGCATCGACACCTCCAATCTCCACGGTACGGGATGTACCCTCTCATCGGCAATCGCCACTTTGTTGGGATACGGCTACACATTGTCCGAAGCTGTCCGGCAGGCCAAAAGATACACAGACAATGCCATTGCTGCTGCCCGTGACTTACACCTCGGCGCGGGAAACGGTCCGCTATGGCATTTCCCGGATACACTAAACAGTAAATGCTTATGA
- a CDS encoding M91 family zinc metallopeptidase translates to MKATSCLLFLMHALIAPGQAKPDSLIPLPPLHTITPSSDRNYTIHYRPHLPVKSISHRLGLSEAEATINYFDGLGRCIQTVETGATPARLDLLKPVIPDFCNRQGVKDYIPYQGTTDKGLYTKNAQEAQNNYYAGIFGQTQGDACAYTEKRYEQSGAARLIESSRPGNAFRLSAGHTLRYSYALNTANEVRIYTYDNGSLNGTGYYPSGYLYKQETTDEDNRRKVTFTDHRGNTVLERLCISSGKTLDTYYIYDTFGRPVCIIPPALGGKAVLTASETAAYCYRYAYDKRGNVTERSLPGLAPEKITYNDAGLPMARDQDNRHFTTTYDSHNRLLNEYYRYANGNSITVLQRAYDTYPSVTGLAFTAITGYDPSYDTRTNGLLTYEKERILDGSTETETGISPRYIERCFYYDKKGRIIQQVEKNHLGGTSRYSYAYDFVGNITAEREEHTVGNETTTIEKRNTYDHASRLLSAKIFLNGAYRGKVGYGYDAPGQLTKRSYGEDILTEQISYDIQGRTTSRESPLFRIGLRYEKPLKATPRYAGDIAEWTCSYRTEPEQTYTFNYDDAGRFTGGNHYENGVLVNKYAEQGITYDKNGNILSLKRFNNGALVDNLTYTYSGNRLSSLTEAATPATGDIYLRQNAATATYDYDGYGNLIKDSRKNLNFEYNILNLIHSVKQGTGLQAEYEYAYTGSKLRVTASDGKGYAYLGSLVYMCTGSSYIFECGIFGEGTVDGSGICYHLKDHLGSIRAVIDGNGKLLEANDYYAFGQRQPRSELPQLAANRFKYNGKELQTVGNLGFLDYGARMYDALLGRWFNADPLSEKYYSLSPYVYCGNSPIGNIDLRGDSITTVVTATENGITRNITYYYGKDVNGNYGFVNNQGQLYTGDDQFVTKLTIALENLRSGTNGQKLVNNLMNSTNIVEIGRARSNQKNSTDPNGKYIIWDPNSTTGGPDQTGNTTRPPYIGLGHEAAHIQDAWNGTIDRSPWITINTENGVIRIPHCEKYATHIENQLRAEHGLPLRSHYSPGINSTSILYPGTRFSRFYTKTVSITGTRIFAIPHKY, encoded by the coding sequence ATGAAAGCTACATCTTGTTTACTCTTTCTAATGCACGCACTGATTGCACCCGGACAAGCCAAACCGGACTCCCTGATCCCTCTTCCGCCACTGCACACCATCACACCTTCTTCCGACCGGAACTACACCATACACTACCGCCCACACCTGCCGGTAAAATCCATTTCACACAGACTCGGATTATCGGAAGCAGAAGCAACTATCAATTATTTCGACGGACTCGGAAGATGCATTCAAACCGTAGAAACAGGTGCCACACCCGCAAGGCTAGACCTGTTAAAACCCGTAATACCCGACTTCTGCAACCGACAGGGTGTGAAAGACTATATCCCCTATCAGGGCACCACGGACAAAGGCCTATACACAAAAAACGCACAGGAAGCCCAAAACAACTATTATGCCGGAATATTCGGACAGACCCAGGGAGATGCCTGTGCATATACAGAAAAACGATACGAACAATCAGGGGCCGCACGCCTGATAGAAAGCAGCCGCCCCGGAAACGCATTCCGCCTCTCCGCCGGACATACCCTACGCTACAGTTACGCCCTGAACACGGCAAACGAGGTACGGATTTATACATACGACAACGGCTCCCTCAACGGCACAGGCTATTATCCATCCGGATATTTATACAAACAGGAAACTACGGACGAAGACAACCGCCGAAAGGTAACCTTTACCGACCACAGGGGAAATACCGTACTCGAAAGGCTCTGCATCTCTTCCGGAAAAACTCTGGACACCTATTATATCTACGACACTTTCGGCCGGCCCGTATGCATCATCCCCCCGGCCCTGGGAGGGAAAGCCGTCCTTACCGCCTCAGAGACAGCCGCCTATTGCTACCGCTATGCCTACGACAAACGCGGAAACGTTACGGAACGTAGCCTGCCCGGACTCGCTCCCGAAAAAATTACATATAATGACGCCGGTCTGCCGATGGCACGCGACCAGGACAACAGGCATTTCACTACAACCTACGACTCACACAACCGGCTGCTGAACGAATACTACCGCTACGCAAACGGAAACAGCATAACGGTATTGCAGCGGGCATACGACACCTACCCCTCCGTTACGGGACTCGCATTCACTGCCATTACCGGATACGACCCTTCATACGATACCCGTACCAACGGTCTGCTGACATACGAAAAAGAGCGCATACTGGACGGAAGCACTGAGACGGAAACGGGCATATCACCACGCTACATAGAAAGGTGCTTCTATTACGACAAAAAAGGACGCATCATTCAACAGGTGGAGAAAAACCACCTCGGAGGCACCAGCAGGTATTCCTACGCCTACGATTTCGTAGGCAATATTACCGCTGAACGCGAAGAACATACGGTCGGAAATGAAACCACGACCATCGAAAAGAGAAATACATACGACCACGCCAGCAGGCTGCTGTCCGCAAAAATATTCCTCAACGGAGCCTACAGGGGAAAAGTCGGTTACGGATACGATGCACCCGGACAACTGACAAAACGGAGTTACGGTGAGGACATTCTTACCGAACAAATAAGCTACGACATACAGGGAAGAACAACAAGCCGGGAATCACCCCTGTTCAGGATCGGACTCAGGTATGAAAAACCACTGAAAGCAACTCCACGTTATGCCGGCGATATTGCGGAATGGACATGCAGCTACAGGACAGAGCCGGAGCAGACATATACGTTCAATTACGACGATGCAGGACGATTTACAGGAGGAAACCATTACGAAAACGGCGTTCTGGTAAACAAATATGCCGAACAGGGAATCACATACGATAAAAACGGAAACATACTGTCGCTGAAACGGTTCAACAACGGCGCCCTCGTCGACAACCTCACCTACACCTACAGCGGTAACCGACTCAGCAGTCTTACGGAAGCAGCCACCCCGGCAACGGGAGACATCTATCTGCGCCAAAATGCCGCCACCGCAACATACGATTACGATGGGTACGGAAACCTGATAAAAGACAGCCGCAAAAATTTGAATTTCGAATATAATATCCTAAATTTGATACATTCTGTTAAACAAGGTACAGGCTTGCAGGCAGAATACGAATACGCTTATACAGGCAGCAAACTCAGGGTGACCGCAAGCGACGGGAAAGGATATGCATACCTGGGAAGCCTGGTGTATATGTGTACGGGGAGTTCTTACATTTTTGAATGCGGAATATTCGGAGAGGGAACGGTAGACGGCAGCGGCATCTGCTATCACCTGAAGGACCATTTGGGAAGTATACGTGCCGTCATCGACGGAAACGGGAAACTGCTGGAAGCAAACGACTACTATGCCTTCGGGCAGCGACAGCCGCGAAGCGAACTGCCCCAGCTGGCCGCCAACCGTTTCAAATACAACGGAAAGGAGCTGCAAACCGTAGGCAACCTCGGTTTTCTGGACTACGGGGCCCGTATGTACGACGCTCTGCTGGGAAGGTGGTTCAATGCCGACCCGCTTTCCGAAAAATACTACAGCTTAAGTCCGTACGTGTATTGCGGAAACAGTCCGATAGGAAACATCGATTTAAGAGGAGATAGTATAACAACTGTAGTCACTGCTACTGAAAATGGAATTACAAGAAACATAACCTATTATTATGGTAAAGACGTGAATGGTAATTATGGATTTGTGAATAATCAAGGACAATTATATACCGGAGACGATCAATTTGTTACAAAATTAACAATTGCTTTGGAAAATTTGAGAAGCGGAACTAATGGACAAAAATTAGTAAATAATTTAATGAATTCAACAAATATTGTTGAAATAGGAAGAGCAAGAAGCAATCAAAAAAATTCTACAGATCCGAACGGAAAATATATTATCTGGGATCCGAATTCCACGACAGGAGGTCCTGACCAGACAGGAAATACAACCAGACCTCCCTATATTGGTTTGGGGCATGAAGCAGCACATATTCAGGATGCCTGGAATGGAACTATCGACAGATCACCTTGGATAACTATCAATACAGAAAATGGTGTGATAAGAATTCCCCATTGTGAAAAATATGCTACCCATATTGAGAATCAATTAAGGGCAGAACATGGCCTTCCTTTAAGAAGTCATTATAGTCCAGGAATTAATTCTACAAGCATTCTATATCCCGGGACAAGATTCAGCCGATTTTATACAAAGACTGTATCGATTACAGGAACTAGAATTTTTGCAATACCTCATAAATATTAA
- a CDS encoding PLP-dependent cysteine synthase family protein yields the protein MIKNNILDTIGNTPMVRINSLCPNPRVNIYAKLEGFNPTGSIKDRIALQMIEQAEREGRLTKGKTIIEPTSGNTGIGLAIIGIIKGYPVEIVMSEGVSVERRKIIRSYGGKVTLTPAAEGTDGAIRKARQLVAAAPEKYFMPDQFSNAANYQAHYENTAIEIWQQTEGEIDYLVCALGTSGTIMGLSKFLKRCKPELKVVCAHPIKGHYIQGLKNMEEAIVPAIYDPSRIDIQVMIESEEAIAMAREIIGKEGIFAGMSSGAAMLAALRTAEQIGSGNIVVVFPDRAEKYLSTPMFANLADY from the coding sequence ATGATAAAAAACAACATCTTGGATACTATCGGGAATACCCCGATGGTAAGAATCAATTCATTATGCCCCAATCCCCGGGTAAATATCTATGCCAAATTGGAAGGGTTTAATCCGACAGGAAGTATAAAAGACCGTATTGCCTTGCAAATGATCGAACAGGCTGAACGGGAAGGGCGTTTGACGAAAGGAAAGACGATTATCGAGCCGACTTCCGGCAATACGGGAATAGGACTGGCTATTATCGGTATTATCAAAGGTTATCCTGTGGAAATTGTGATGAGTGAAGGTGTTTCAGTAGAACGCCGGAAAATTATCCGTTCTTATGGAGGTAAAGTAACTCTTACTCCGGCAGCAGAAGGGACTGACGGAGCTATTCGTAAGGCCCGTCAATTGGTGGCAGCCGCTCCGGAAAAATATTTTATGCCGGACCAGTTTTCCAATGCGGCCAATTATCAGGCGCATTATGAGAATACTGCCATAGAAATCTGGCAGCAGACAGAAGGAGAAATCGATTATTTGGTATGTGCTTTAGGGACTTCGGGTACGATTATGGGACTTTCGAAATTTTTGAAACGTTGTAAGCCGGAACTGAAGGTGGTTTGTGCCCATCCGATCAAAGGACATTATATTCAGGGACTTAAAAATATGGAGGAGGCCATTGTACCGGCTATCTATGATCCTTCCCGTATCGATATACAGGTGATGATCGAAAGCGAGGAAGCGATAGCGATGGCCCGGGAGATAATAGGCAAAGAAGGTATTTTTGCAGGAATGAGCAGTGGTGCGGCTATGCTCGCTGCATTACGTACGGCAGAACAGATCGGATCCGGAAATATCGTCGTCGTATTTCCGGACCGGGCGGAAAAATACCTCAGTACCCCGATGTTTGCTAATCTGGCGGATTACTGA
- a CDS encoding porin, with the protein MKTFSILYFFIGTIIVSPVMANFQTAQDTLHPEKSLYETITHIRKQNDFLNVKLNTRMAFHSAISEGDREQSAFRMDYLRLEVTGNVTERIYYKWMQHLNRSNKPNSLDNMPSSIDCLGVGFHITPTLSAFAGKQYADFGGFEYDADPAEVYSYSDIGDYITCFLVGINLSWWFTPTQEIRFQITDARSDKAEENDEIQPEGYKTAKTPLGYTINWNGNFLDERLTTRCSFSLFHEGRKQNIYFLALAAAWEQENFNMYIDGLYSVEEIDKLGILSEISGNAEQPYRATHSDYFSLVSRLNYRIFPKLNIFVKGSYETVSARSGTNLPEQGKYRTSYGYQGGIEYFPMKENLRFYLLYRGRQIDYTDRAMTFGMKNEHPQYLSLGLLYKIPIY; encoded by the coding sequence ATGAAGACATTTTCAATCCTATATTTTTTTATCGGTACAATCATTGTTTCGCCCGTGATGGCTAATTTTCAAACAGCACAAGATACTCTGCACCCCGAAAAAAGCTTGTATGAAACGATTACGCACATCCGGAAGCAAAATGATTTTTTAAACGTAAAACTCAACACCCGTATGGCCTTTCATTCTGCCATTTCAGAAGGAGATCGGGAGCAATCGGCCTTCCGCATGGATTATCTGCGTCTGGAAGTAACCGGCAATGTCACCGAACGCATTTACTACAAATGGATGCAGCACCTGAACCGGAGCAACAAACCTAATAGTCTGGACAATATGCCTTCCTCCATCGATTGCCTGGGTGTCGGCTTTCATATCACACCTACCCTATCGGCTTTTGCCGGAAAACAATATGCCGATTTCGGAGGATTCGAATACGATGCCGATCCGGCAGAGGTATATTCCTATTCTGACATAGGTGATTATATCACCTGTTTTCTGGTCGGTATCAATCTGTCCTGGTGGTTTACTCCTACTCAGGAAATCAGGTTTCAAATCACAGATGCCCGTTCGGACAAAGCAGAGGAAAATGACGAAATACAGCCCGAAGGCTACAAAACCGCCAAAACTCCATTGGGATACACCATAAATTGGAACGGGAATTTTTTGGATGAAAGACTGACTACCCGCTGTTCTTTTTCCTTATTCCACGAAGGCCGGAAACAAAATATATACTTTCTGGCATTAGCTGCCGCCTGGGAACAGGAGAATTTCAATATGTACATCGACGGTTTATACTCTGTCGAAGAAATCGACAAACTGGGAATCTTATCCGAAATATCCGGTAATGCCGAACAACCGTACAGAGCGACACACAGTGATTATTTCTCATTGGTGAGCCGGCTCAACTACCGTATTTTCCCCAAACTGAATATTTTTGTCAAAGGATCGTACGAAACCGTTTCAGCCCGTTCCGGAACCAATCTGCCAGAACAGGGCAAATACCGTACTTCTTACGGTTACCAGGGGGGAATCGAATATTTCCCCATGAAAGAAAATCTCCGTTTCTACCTTCTCTACCGGGGACGGCAAATCGATTATACCGACCGGGCTATGACGTTCGGTATGAAAAACGAACATCCGCAATACCTGTCTTTGGGATTACTCTATAAAATTCCCATTTACTGA